A stretch of the Nothobranchius furzeri strain GRZ-AD chromosome 5, NfurGRZ-RIMD1, whole genome shotgun sequence genome encodes the following:
- the LOC107378794 gene encoding nuclear receptor coactivator 7 isoform X5, translating into MWSSRELKVASKPGAMRKIQKKIRVLFVASDCVEPYVQIITVKDSKRRLSFCSSVESEKENEEYQEEDEGMLPVLNQPSQLLQDHHLQKLAAHMPARTQGYPWNLVYSTAIHGSSLKTLYRNMADLDSPVLLVIRDMHNKVFGAFSSDPFKVSQYCYGTGETFLFTFQPDFQHYRWSGENSYFVSGNMESLHIGAGGGGFALWLDADLYHGASFSCPTFNNPPLSTHQDFIVQDVEVWTVRG; encoded by the exons ATGTGGAGCAGCAGAGAGCTGAAGGTAGCCTCCAAACCAGGAGCTATGAGGAAAATCCAGAAGAAAATAAGAGTGCTTTTTGTAGCCAGTGACTGTGTGGAGCCGTATGTGCAG ATCATAACGGTGAAGGACTCCAAGCGCCGCCTGAGTTTTTGCAGCTCAGTGGAATCTGAGAAAGAGAACGAGGAATACCAGGAGGAAGATGAAGGAATGCTCCCTGTTCTGAACCAACCGAGTCAGCTGCTGCAAGACCATCACCTGCAAAAA CTCGCTGCTCACATGCCGGCACGGACTCAAGGATATCCGTGGAATCTGGTCTACAGCACAGCCATCCATGGGAGCAGCCTGAAGACGCTTTACAGAAACATGGCTGACCTGGACAGCCCTGTGCTGCTGGTCATCAGAGACATGCACAACAAG GTGTTTGGAGCTTTTTCCTCTGATCCCTTCAAAGTCAGTCAGTATTGTTACGGCACCGGAGAGACCTTCCTGTTCACCTTTCAGCCGGACTTCCAG CATTACAGGTGGAGCGGAGAGAACTCCTACTTTGTGAGCGGCAACATGGAATCTCTGCACATCGGTGCAGGAGG GGGCGGCTTTGCCCTGTGGCTGGATGCTGATCTGTACCATGGAGCCAGCTTTTCCTGTCCTACTTTTAATAATCCGCCTCTTTCCACACATCAAGACTTTATCGTACAAGACGTAGAGGTGTGGACGGTTCGAGGCTGA